A genomic region of Leptolyngbya sp. FACHB-261 contains the following coding sequences:
- a CDS encoding CHASE2 domain-containing protein — protein MDQLVVLSLGNGDLHRGFTTVTAQVWESGNPHPMKFTGSLPAAPELADLTKTWQLLYNALYQRLAWLVRAHTQEDSFEIQEAAVTQVSEVEFSDLCQRLADSLNAWLNSESFRNIDQQLRTQLEPSEEIRVIVETNDSQLRRIPWHLWNFFAHYRKAEVALSALEYQRPRQPIVQPLKPKVRILAILGNSKGIDLSKDRAFLEQLSAQAETQFLVEPQRRELSDALQQDWDILFFAGHSSTQLDCPNAPIDQLKGLLQLNQTEQLTLEQLKYGLQKAIDRGLKLAIFNSCDGLGLARELVAWHIPQVIVMREPVPDVVAHEFLQYFLTAFAGGQSLYSSVREARERLQGLEGDFPCATWLPVLCQNPAEAPVSWQSMCRQASVPADALPIPGSPIPFQLASSPLGTAPLASTPPASPPSARPPLAKRQRRLGMARLVFSASLLVTAGLLAVRALGLLQPLELQAFDQLMQLRPDEGLDPRVLVVRVTEADFQQLGEYPLSDHTLLRLLKRLEQGQPSLIGLDLYRDIPQGEGYLDLMRYLRQQERMVGICKVASNTDPGYRSPPGMPRSRLGFSDVLVDPDQVVRRHLLTLDPSPTSACTTRYALSAQLAFHYLEAKGISAQFRPDQSLQVGNVVFKRLQVPTGGYQKFDAQGYQVLLNYRVHDASAELVPRVTVQDVLQGRINPDAIKDRIVLIGVDVAGMDRHGTPLKADPEANREVAGVLVQAQMVSHILTAVLDGRPMLWVWPQWGEALWIWGWSMVGGVLIWRWRSLAYPGLAASLVVLGGLCFYLLKQGGWVPLVPPALALTLTSGSIVVYRLHQHKS, from the coding sequence ATGGACCAGTTAGTCGTTCTAAGCCTGGGCAATGGAGATCTACACCGTGGCTTTACTACGGTGACTGCCCAGGTGTGGGAGTCAGGCAACCCCCACCCGATGAAGTTCACCGGCTCCCTACCCGCCGCCCCCGAACTAGCCGACCTTACTAAAACCTGGCAGCTACTCTACAACGCACTCTATCAACGTCTTGCCTGGTTGGTGCGTGCCCACACCCAGGAAGACAGCTTTGAAATCCAGGAAGCCGCGGTCACTCAAGTCTCTGAAGTCGAATTTAGCGATCTATGCCAGCGCTTAGCCGATAGCCTTAATGCTTGGCTGAACTCGGAGTCCTTTCGCAATATTGACCAACAACTGCGCACACAACTGGAGCCCAGTGAGGAAATTCGAGTCATCGTTGAAACCAACGATTCTCAACTGCGGCGCATCCCCTGGCATTTATGGAACTTCTTCGCGCACTATCGCAAGGCCGAAGTTGCCCTGAGTGCGCTGGAATATCAGAGACCGAGGCAGCCCATTGTCCAGCCGCTCAAGCCCAAAGTGAGAATCCTGGCGATTCTGGGCAACAGCAAGGGCATTGACCTCAGCAAGGACCGGGCTTTTTTAGAGCAGCTATCAGCACAGGCCGAAACCCAATTTTTGGTCGAGCCCCAACGGCGTGAACTCTCCGACGCTCTCCAGCAGGACTGGGACATTCTGTTCTTTGCTGGGCACAGCTCAACTCAGCTCGACTGTCCCAATGCTCCGATTGATCAACTCAAAGGTCTGCTTCAGCTCAATCAAACCGAGCAGTTGACGCTGGAGCAGTTGAAATATGGTCTGCAAAAAGCCATCGACCGAGGCTTGAAATTAGCCATTTTCAATTCCTGTGATGGATTGGGTTTGGCTCGGGAGCTAGTCGCCTGGCATATTCCGCAGGTGATCGTGATGCGGGAACCGGTGCCCGATGTGGTCGCCCACGAATTTTTGCAATATTTCCTCACAGCTTTTGCAGGTGGCCAATCGCTATACAGTTCAGTTCGTGAGGCGCGGGAACGGTTGCAGGGTTTGGAGGGAGATTTCCCTTGCGCAACCTGGCTGCCGGTTCTGTGTCAAAACCCCGCCGAAGCACCGGTGAGTTGGCAGAGCATGTGCCGCCAAGCGAGCGTTCCTGCTGATGCTCTGCCCATACCTGGATCGCCTATACCTTTCCAGCTGGCAAGCTCCCCCTTAGGAACTGCTCCACTGGCAAGCACTCCACCGGCAAGTCCCCCCTCGGCTCGCCCACCCCTTGCCAAAAGACAGCGTCGGCTGGGCATGGCTCGCCTGGTATTCTCGGCCAGTCTGTTAGTAACGGCTGGTTTGCTGGCTGTGCGAGCGCTGGGGCTGCTTCAGCCTCTAGAGCTACAAGCCTTTGATCAACTGATGCAATTACGTCCGGATGAGGGCCTTGATCCGCGCGTTCTAGTGGTGAGGGTTACTGAAGCCGACTTTCAGCAATTGGGAGAATATCCGCTGAGCGATCACACCCTATTACGGCTGCTTAAACGTCTGGAGCAAGGCCAACCGAGTTTGATTGGGCTAGATCTCTATCGCGACATTCCTCAGGGAGAAGGTTACCTCGACTTGATGCGGTACCTGCGGCAACAAGAGCGGATGGTGGGCATTTGCAAAGTCGCCAGCAACACGGATCCAGGCTACCGTTCGCCGCCTGGTATGCCTCGCTCGCGTCTGGGCTTCAGTGATGTTTTGGTAGACCCTGACCAGGTAGTGCGCCGCCACTTGCTGACCCTGGACCCTAGCCCAACCTCTGCCTGCACCACGCGCTATGCGCTGAGCGCTCAGCTCGCCTTTCATTACTTAGAGGCTAAGGGAATTTCTGCTCAATTCAGGCCGGACCAGAGCCTACAGGTCGGTAACGTCGTCTTCAAGCGTCTGCAAGTCCCCACCGGCGGCTACCAGAAATTTGATGCGCAGGGCTATCAAGTTCTGCTCAACTACCGCGTGCATGATGCTTCCGCCGAGTTGGTGCCGCGAGTCACGGTGCAGGATGTGCTGCAAGGCCGGATCAACCCCGATGCGATTAAGGACCGGATCGTGCTGATTGGTGTGGATGTGGCTGGCATGGATCGCCACGGCACGCCCCTCAAAGCGGACCCAGAGGCGAACCGGGAAGTTGCAGGCGTGCTTGTCCAAGCTCAAATGGTGAGCCACATTCTCACTGCTGTTTTAGACGGGCGACCCATGCTGTGGGTCTGGCCCCAGTGGGGCGAGGCTCTCTGGATTTGGGGCTGGTCCATGGTCGGCGGTGTTCTAATTTGGCGTTGGCGTTCTCTCGCCTATCCCGGTCTGGCGGCTTCGCTTGTAGTCTTAGGGGGGCTTTGTTTTTACCTCCTCAAGCAGGGGGGTTGGGTGCCTTTGGTTCCGCCAGCCTTGGCTCTAACCCTAACCAGCGGCAGCATTGTGGTCTACCGCTTGCATCAGCACAAATCTTGA
- a CDS encoding DUF928 domain-containing protein, producing the protein MPGIKAFYQSPFFCPGLAATLVSLLGPTTIAFTPAAASPTNPAAGSKQYAPPHPPSTGLPGGRQGAGSRDPLCPAGPQPLTALVPLTQTSASEPAEAGGGLTTAAYPTFWFYVPYTTCPLEFVLKDDRDGYIYRTTLAPVGRQPGVVSVRLPETGTPLEVGRAYHWYFSVIKPRSGDPITFVDGSVRRVAASADLSRQLASATPQQRSALYAANDIWYDSLTSLGELRRTQPQNAALARTWADLLGSIGLDKLATEPVVGCCEPQR; encoded by the coding sequence ATGCCTGGAATTAAAGCCTTTTACCAGTCCCCATTTTTCTGCCCTGGCCTTGCAGCAACTCTGGTTAGCCTGCTCGGCCCCACGACCATAGCCTTCACCCCCGCAGCGGCGAGTCCGACGAATCCAGCAGCCGGGTCCAAACAATATGCTCCCCCCCATCCCCCCTCAACAGGCTTACCGGGTGGGCGGCAGGGGGCAGGCTCCCGCGATCCGCTCTGTCCCGCTGGGCCGCAGCCGCTCACGGCTTTGGTGCCGCTCACGCAAACCTCGGCCAGTGAGCCAGCCGAGGCGGGTGGGGGCTTGACTACGGCGGCCTATCCCACCTTCTGGTTCTATGTGCCCTACACAACCTGCCCTCTGGAGTTTGTGTTGAAGGATGACCGGGATGGCTATATCTATCGCACGACGCTTGCCCCTGTGGGGAGACAGCCGGGGGTGGTTAGCGTGCGCCTACCCGAAACCGGAACGCCCTTAGAAGTGGGCCGGGCTTACCACTGGTACTTCTCGGTGATCAAGCCCCGCTCAGGCGATCCGATTACCTTTGTGGATGGTTCGGTGCGACGGGTCGCGGCCAGCGCCGACCTTAGCCGCCAGCTCGCCAGTGCTACGCCACAGCAGCGCAGCGCCCTCTACGCAGCCAATGACATCTGGTACGACTCTCTAACCAGCTTGGGTGAACTGCGACGGACTCAACCACAAAACGCCGCCCTGGCTCGAACCTGGGCAGACTTGTTGGGTTCGATTGGCCTGGACAAGCTGGCGACAGAGCCGGTGGTGGGCTGCTGTGAACCTCAACGCTAA
- a CDS encoding DUF2264 domain-containing protein — MSKRNVKWAAFFLLIVVVFGTIVRLRYPPLQGWSQAVQPFKGYEQADARLIKTFLTEESEPPATRYKALFQYLTLGFVKYRSANGALVYYPGAGSSHGVKVDALEGFARFFPLAAAWLSSGYDNLIEIDGERLDLIQLLHEGLVAGTDRQNSEYWGTIENHDQRIVEAADVALGLWIARESVWPTFSNQEKTQIATWLEQVIDRKVAKNNWLLFPVITLKSLQGLGINNPTYNPVIAKQYQRYKQNYLSEGWFNDPPKGIDYYNAWAVHYSLFWLDQIDPKFDPDFIRTTHAEFLKFYKYLFGKNGFPIMGRSVCYRIAAPAPLVTGTLLAPEVVSPGLAYRALDLTWRFFVERGALQSGTITQGYCGQNLSVLDKYSGAGSCLWSLRSLVAAFYVDRFVPFWQPSAERLPIEISDFSVASKASGWLVKGNASTQEIELNLLKKQGNRPSKIEEYGSLNRLVEFFFQRPFRPENSRALYHRPSYSTASPVVACKAHPLIAQEKTQ; from the coding sequence ATGAGTAAGAGAAATGTTAAGTGGGCGGCGTTTTTTCTACTTATAGTTGTTGTTTTTGGGACAATCGTACGACTGAGGTACCCGCCTCTTCAGGGTTGGAGTCAGGCTGTTCAACCCTTTAAGGGATATGAACAAGCAGATGCCAGGCTTATAAAAACCTTTCTGACTGAAGAATCTGAACCACCCGCTACCCGCTACAAAGCCTTATTCCAATACTTAACCCTGGGCTTTGTTAAATACCGCTCTGCCAATGGTGCCCTGGTTTACTATCCAGGCGCAGGCAGTTCTCATGGCGTAAAAGTAGATGCCCTAGAAGGCTTTGCCCGCTTCTTCCCCTTGGCTGCTGCCTGGCTGTCCTCTGGTTACGACAACCTGATCGAGATCGACGGTGAGCGGCTTGACCTCATTCAACTGCTACATGAGGGCTTAGTTGCTGGCACCGATCGGCAAAACTCTGAATACTGGGGCACGATTGAGAATCACGATCAGCGCATCGTTGAAGCAGCCGACGTAGCTTTGGGTTTGTGGATTGCCCGCGAATCTGTTTGGCCGACTTTTTCCAATCAGGAAAAGACTCAGATCGCTACCTGGCTAGAGCAGGTTATAGACCGAAAAGTTGCCAAGAACAACTGGTTGCTGTTTCCTGTGATCACCTTGAAATCTCTACAGGGTTTAGGGATCAACAACCCAACCTATAACCCAGTCATTGCCAAACAATATCAACGTTACAAGCAGAATTATTTGAGCGAAGGTTGGTTCAATGACCCGCCTAAAGGCATCGACTATTACAACGCTTGGGCGGTTCATTACAGCCTTTTTTGGCTTGACCAAATTGACCCTAAATTCGATCCAGACTTTATTAGAACAACCCATGCCGAATTTCTAAAATTCTATAAATATCTATTTGGTAAAAATGGCTTCCCCATCATGGGAAGAAGTGTCTGCTATCGAATCGCTGCGCCAGCCCCCTTGGTCACAGGCACTCTCTTAGCGCCAGAGGTGGTGTCCCCTGGTCTGGCTTACCGTGCCCTAGATTTGACTTGGCGCTTTTTTGTAGAACGGGGTGCGCTACAAAGCGGCACAATCACCCAGGGATACTGCGGTCAAAACCTGAGTGTTCTGGATAAATATTCTGGAGCAGGCAGTTGTCTGTGGTCCTTGCGTTCTCTAGTTGCTGCTTTTTATGTAGACAGATTCGTTCCTTTCTGGCAGCCATCAGCAGAGAGACTCCCCATCGAAATCTCTGACTTCTCGGTGGCCAGTAAGGCAAGCGGCTGGTTGGTCAAAGGCAATGCCTCAACTCAAGAGATTGAGCTGAATTTGCTGAAGAAGCAAGGCAACCGACCCTCAAAAATCGAAGAATATGGAAGCTTGAACAGATTAGTGGAATTCTTTTTTCAGCGGCCTTTCCGACCTGAGAACTCCAGAGCGCTATACCATCGCCCTAGCTATTCGACCGCCTCACCCGTAGTAGCCTGTAAGGCCCATCCTCTGATTGCCCAAGAAAAGACTCAATAG
- a CDS encoding YnfA family protein: MQAVVQSLLLFILAGLCEIGGGYLFWLWLREGKSIWLAVIGVVVLGLYGIVPTLQPVNFGRAYAAYGGIFIALAILWGWLVDQVVPDKFDLLGGGIALLGVLVIMYAPRS, translated from the coding sequence ATGCAAGCAGTGGTTCAATCCTTATTGTTGTTTATCTTGGCTGGACTTTGTGAAATTGGCGGTGGCTACCTGTTTTGGTTGTGGTTGCGTGAAGGAAAAAGCATTTGGCTAGCCGTCATTGGCGTAGTGGTACTAGGCCTTTATGGCATCGTTCCGACTCTACAACCCGTCAACTTCGGTCGTGCCTATGCAGCCTACGGTGGCATCTTCATTGCATTGGCGATTTTATGGGGTTGGTTGGTGGATCAGGTTGTTCCCGACAAGTTTGATCTGTTAGGAGGTGGGATTGCATTGCTAGGAGTTTTGGTCATCATGTATGCCCCTAGAAGCTAG
- a CDS encoding intradiol ring-cleavage dioxygenase: protein MNNLRQLGRLLKRREALALLRASGAALLVSCIPRKSSSSQASAQVSSTANPATPTPGSVLSSAALPGCVVRPQQTEGPYFVDERLNRSDIRSEPSDGSVKDGVPLQLTLRISQASSTRCVPLVGAIVDIWHCDAKGIYSDVSDRSFSTIGQKFLRGYQVTDANGTVQFTTIYPGWYPGRTVHIHFKIRTQANSGQDYEFTSQLYFDDAVTDQVRAKAPYTRQGQRTLKNSEDGLFGNGGDQLLLTLTETGQGYAATFDLGLLI from the coding sequence ATGAACAACCTCCGCCAACTCGGTCGGCTTCTAAAGCGGAGAGAGGCATTGGCCCTATTGAGAGCATCTGGAGCTGCCCTGCTAGTAAGCTGCATCCCCAGAAAATCTAGCTCCAGCCAAGCCTCCGCCCAAGTATCATCTACTGCAAATCCTGCAACACCAACACCTGGTTCAGTCTTGTCTAGTGCAGCCTTGCCTGGCTGTGTGGTGCGTCCGCAGCAGACCGAAGGGCCCTATTTTGTAGATGAAAGACTCAACCGCTCTGACATCCGTTCTGAGCCCTCTGATGGTTCCGTGAAAGATGGCGTACCGCTTCAACTGACATTACGCATCTCTCAAGCCAGCAGCACCCGTTGCGTACCCCTCGTAGGAGCAATCGTAGATATCTGGCACTGTGACGCAAAGGGCATCTATTCAGATGTCAGCGACCGCAGTTTCAGCACCATCGGCCAAAAGTTCCTGCGCGGATATCAAGTGACAGATGCTAATGGAACCGTTCAGTTCACAACCATCTATCCCGGTTGGTATCCAGGCAGAACCGTTCATATCCACTTCAAAATACGCACCCAGGCAAACTCAGGTCAGGATTACGAGTTCACCTCTCAGCTCTATTTCGATGACGCAGTGACAGATCAAGTGCGAGCAAAAGCACCCTACACCAGGCAAGGACAACGCACACTGAAGAACTCTGAGGACGGACTCTTTGGCAATGGTGGCGATCAATTATTGTTGACACTTACTGAAACTGGCCAAGGCTACGCTGCAACGTTTGATCTTGGGCTGCTGATCTAG
- a CDS encoding CHAT domain-containing protein, protein MPPPSLTGSLTGSLTGKGAGGLGPTDLASQGRSLYEAGRFAEAAAIWRQTVQAYQAQGDHLNQAMALSNLSLAEQQLGHWSEASQAVTDSLRLLQEPSRGNTQDHLRILAQALNTQAGLQLAQGNPDQALTTWQQATTTYRQVGDTVGVARSQINQAQALQALGLNLRATETLNQISQSLDSAPDSPLKAAALRSFGNALRLVGDLDQCRQVLQQSLAIAQRLNSPADLSASLFNLGNLSRAQQDPQAALAFYQQAATASAAPTSQVQAQLKQLNLLLELKRLDAAQALWPQLRDQITSLPIGQTAIYAQVDWAQNLTRLKQLTPAQAPTWLDIAQPLAKAIQQAKSLGDPRAQSYALGSLGALYEQTQQWPSAQDLTQQALLLAQAIDAPDVAYQWQWQLGRILKAQQQNQASIAAYTEAVGSLKALRNDLAAINSDIQFSFRDKVEPVYRQLVDLLLRPQGSAEPSLQNLTQARVVIESLQLAELDNFFQTACLQTTPVVLDQVVDQEDPTAAVFYPIILPDRLEVVLKLPRQPLRHYKTAIPQAKVEKTLEDLRFNLTRPYALPEIKALSQQVYDWLIRPAEQDLTQSGVKTLVFVLDGLLRNIPMTVLYDGQNYLVQNYGVALTPGLQLLGPKPLDRQELRALTAGLTQARNGLPPLNYVRDELSEIQAELSSVMLLDQQFTASNLQTQINASAFRVVHLATHGQFGSKAKETFILAWDRAIGVNEFNQLLQSRNPRRADQPVELLVLSACETAAGDRRAALGLAGVAVRAGARSTLASLWTLDDKSSSLLMGKFYQGLTDAALTKAEALRQAQLALLNNRQYRHPRYWSPYVLLGNWL, encoded by the coding sequence TTGCCTCCCCCTTCCCTCACAGGTTCCCTCACAGGTTCCCTTACAGGCAAGGGGGCCGGGGGCTTAGGTCCCACAGACTTAGCCAGCCAGGGCCGTAGCCTCTACGAAGCCGGACGGTTCGCCGAAGCTGCTGCTATCTGGCGACAAACGGTCCAAGCCTACCAGGCGCAGGGGGATCACTTGAACCAGGCAATGGCGTTGAGCAATCTTTCGCTGGCCGAGCAGCAATTGGGGCACTGGTCCGAGGCCAGCCAAGCCGTTACCGATAGTCTGCGTTTGCTTCAGGAGCCAAGTCGCGGCAATACCCAAGACCATTTGCGCATCCTCGCCCAAGCCCTAAATACGCAGGCTGGCCTGCAATTGGCTCAGGGCAACCCAGACCAGGCACTCACCACCTGGCAACAGGCCACCACTACTTACCGTCAAGTTGGCGATACGGTTGGCGTAGCGCGCAGCCAGATTAATCAAGCCCAAGCCCTGCAAGCCCTAGGGCTGAACCTGCGAGCAACCGAAACGCTCAACCAGATTAGCCAAAGCCTGGATTCGGCCCCCGACTCCCCCCTCAAAGCCGCCGCTCTGCGCAGTTTCGGCAACGCCCTGCGCCTGGTTGGTGACCTCGACCAATGCCGACAAGTGCTGCAACAAAGCCTTGCCATCGCCCAGCGCTTAAATTCGCCTGCGGATCTCAGTGCCTCTCTCTTCAACCTGGGCAATCTCAGCCGCGCCCAGCAGGATCCGCAAGCCGCCTTAGCCTTCTATCAACAGGCCGCAACTGCCTCAGCCGCGCCAACTAGTCAAGTTCAAGCCCAACTGAAACAACTCAACCTGTTGCTAGAGCTGAAGCGACTGGACGCCGCCCAAGCTCTCTGGCCCCAGCTTCGAGACCAAATCACCAGCCTGCCCATCGGACAGACCGCCATCTATGCTCAGGTCGATTGGGCGCAGAACCTAACCCGGCTCAAGCAACTGACTCCGGCTCAAGCTCCGACCTGGCTAGACATCGCCCAACCCCTGGCCAAAGCCATTCAGCAAGCCAAAAGCCTGGGCGATCCCCGCGCCCAATCCTACGCTCTGGGCAGTCTCGGTGCCCTGTACGAACAGACCCAGCAGTGGCCAAGCGCCCAGGATCTCACCCAGCAAGCCCTGCTCCTGGCTCAAGCCATCGATGCCCCCGATGTTGCCTACCAATGGCAGTGGCAATTGGGCCGCATTCTCAAAGCGCAGCAGCAAAACCAGGCCTCGATTGCTGCCTACACCGAAGCCGTCGGTAGCCTCAAAGCCCTGCGCAATGATTTGGCAGCGATCAACTCAGACATCCAGTTTTCTTTCCGCGACAAAGTTGAGCCGGTCTATCGGCAACTAGTCGATTTGCTTCTGCGACCTCAAGGCAGTGCTGAACCAAGCCTGCAAAACCTGACTCAGGCCCGCGTGGTCATTGAGTCGCTGCAACTGGCCGAACTAGACAACTTCTTTCAAACCGCCTGTTTACAGACAACCCCTGTAGTACTCGACCAAGTGGTTGACCAGGAAGACCCCACCGCAGCAGTTTTCTACCCGATCATCTTGCCCGACCGGCTCGAAGTCGTCCTCAAACTGCCCCGCCAACCGCTACGCCACTACAAGACAGCCATCCCTCAGGCCAAAGTCGAAAAGACCCTGGAAGACCTGCGCTTCAATCTCACACGGCCCTACGCCCTGCCCGAAATTAAAGCCCTCTCGCAACAGGTCTACGACTGGCTGATTCGACCCGCAGAACAGGACCTGACCCAGAGCGGCGTCAAAACTCTGGTGTTTGTCCTGGATGGGCTGCTGCGCAACATCCCCATGACCGTGCTTTATGACGGCCAGAATTATCTAGTGCAAAACTACGGGGTGGCGCTCACACCCGGTCTCCAGCTCCTGGGACCCAAGCCCCTGGATCGCCAAGAACTCAGAGCCCTAACTGCCGGGTTAACTCAGGCTCGTAACGGCTTACCGCCGCTCAACTACGTCAGAGATGAGTTATCCGAAATCCAGGCCGAGTTGTCCAGCGTGATGCTACTCGATCAGCAATTCACCGCCAGCAATCTGCAAACCCAAATCAACGCCTCTGCGTTTCGGGTAGTGCACCTCGCCACCCACGGCCAGTTTGGCTCCAAGGCCAAAGAGACGTTTATTCTGGCCTGGGACCGGGCGATCGGCGTCAATGAGTTTAACCAGTTACTCCAGAGCCGCAATCCCCGTCGCGCTGATCAGCCCGTCGAACTGCTGGTCCTCAGTGCTTGCGAAACTGCCGCAGGCGACCGACGCGCCGCTTTGGGACTGGCCGGTGTCGCCGTACGCGCCGGAGCCCGCAGCACCTTGGCCTCGCTGTGGACGCTGGATGATAAAAGCAGCTCGCTGCTGATGGGCAAGTTCTACCAGGGCTTGACCGATGCTGCCCTGACCAAAGCCGAAGCGCTGCGTCAGGCGCAACTGGCCCTGCTGAACAACCGGCAATACCGGCATCCCCGCTACTGGTCGCCCTATGTTCTGCTGGGTAATTGGCTGTAG
- a CDS encoding filamentous hemagglutinin N-terminal domain-containing protein, whose protein sequence is MPQSKISRFWHLKLFSSLAISGVLTLSASRACAQVTPDATLGAERSVVRSEVSNGSPRQQIDGGATRGTNLFHSFRSFNVGEGQSVYFRNPAGIENIIGRVTGRNRSNIQGTLGVLGGNANLFLLNPNGFIFGPNARLDIKGSFVATSANAIQFGNQGFFSSSAPGSPPLLTVNPSAFLFNQVAHGSIINRSIAPSATSVGGLQVGDGRSLLLLGGNVSLEGGMVNAPEGRVEIGGVTGPGTVGLSVDGSDLHLSFPDNVARADISLTAGAVVDASGEGGGAIQVQGRRVSVSGGSKLEALTLGAEPGEDVTVNASEVVELFGFSRRGTLTTQARGTGRGGDITIRTRRLVVRGGAQVSTGTISEGDAGRLTVNASESVEVVGTDGEDVNSGLIANTAAAGDAGSLEINTRRLIVRDDGLISSSATLFPGPNGEAIPATGQGGNITINASESVELGDGQIGTETLGPGDAGNLTINTSRLLVESGSFISTQATSGDEFEGYIPDLSKLTGNAGDLTINASSLLIQTGGTIAANSETLGRAGNIAIDVRDTLQANNGRIATLANRSSGGAINIRAGAIRLEGNSNITTSVLRGAGGGGDLTLKAPSIFAFGDSDILAYSRDGRGGNITLDTLAFFGQNYTPAPLNIDPETLNDNGRVDINAQGRLGSGVVNLPEVNPLQGLLGLSAELTDVSNQIAQNCRADVIAGTSQFLITGHGGLPPDSSEMLSREAVLADLGVPAQPGAQQASISAPAPTLNASTPQRLVEAQGWVKNAEGEIMLVAQPPTTTLQASRQATNTCSSP, encoded by the coding sequence ATGCCTCAAAGCAAGATCAGTAGATTCTGGCACCTGAAACTGTTCAGTTCTCTAGCAATCAGTGGCGTGCTTACCCTCTCGGCAAGTCGTGCCTGCGCTCAGGTGACGCCAGATGCAACACTGGGAGCGGAGCGCTCTGTTGTCCGTTCGGAGGTTAGCAATGGCTCTCCTCGTCAGCAGATTGACGGCGGTGCAACTCGTGGCACCAATCTGTTCCACAGCTTCCGATCCTTCAATGTCGGTGAGGGACAGAGTGTCTATTTCCGGAATCCTGCGGGCATCGAGAACATTATTGGTCGGGTGACAGGCAGAAACCGTTCTAATATCCAAGGCACGCTTGGTGTCTTGGGGGGCAATGCTAACTTATTTCTGCTTAACCCTAACGGGTTTATCTTTGGCCCCAATGCCCGCCTAGATATTAAAGGTTCGTTTGTTGCAACTTCAGCGAATGCCATCCAGTTTGGCAACCAGGGCTTCTTTAGCAGTTCTGCCCCTGGTTCTCCTCCCTTACTAACAGTTAATCCATCAGCTTTTTTGTTTAATCAGGTTGCTCATGGCTCTATTATCAATCGTTCAATAGCACCATCAGCAACTAGCGTAGGTGGGCTTCAGGTGGGTGATGGCCGTAGTTTGCTGCTATTGGGTGGCAATGTGAGCTTAGAAGGTGGAATGGTGAATGCCCCTGAGGGTCGGGTAGAGATAGGAGGAGTTACAGGGCCAGGAACAGTAGGGTTAAGTGTAGATGGCAGTGATCTGCATTTAAGTTTTCCTGATAACGTAGCGCGGGCAGATATCTCCCTAACTGCTGGTGCTGTAGTTGATGCGAGTGGTGAGGGGGGAGGTGCTATCCAGGTTCAAGGTAGACGCGTATCGGTTAGCGGTGGGTCTAAGTTAGAAGCTCTGACCCTAGGAGCGGAGCCAGGGGAAGACGTGACCGTGAACGCCTCCGAAGTTGTGGAGTTGTTTGGATTCTCTCGGCGCGGTACTTTAACGACTCAGGCTCGTGGTACCGGACGCGGTGGAGACATCACAATTCGCACGCGGAGGCTAGTTGTTCGAGGTGGGGCGCAAGTATCCACCGGAACTATTAGCGAGGGTGATGCAGGGCGATTAACGGTAAATGCCTCTGAATCTGTAGAGGTAGTAGGTACTGATGGTGAAGATGTCAATAGTGGTTTGATTGCTAACACTGCTGCTGCTGGAGATGCGGGTAGCCTAGAGATCAACACCAGAAGATTAATTGTTCGAGATGACGGATTGATATCGTCATCGGCTACTCTATTTCCAGGTCCTAATGGCGAAGCTATACCAGCAACAGGCCAAGGAGGTAACATCACCATTAATGCTTCTGAATCTGTAGAATTAGGAGATGGACAGATAGGTACGGAGACTTTAGGCCCAGGAGATGCTGGCAACTTAACCATCAACACTAGTAGGTTGTTAGTTGAGTCTGGGAGCTTTATATCAACTCAAGCCACATCGGGTGATGAATTCGAGGGCTATATACCAGATCTGAGCAAACTTACAGGAAACGCAGGCGACTTAACTATCAACGCCAGCAGCCTGCTTATTCAGACTGGGGGAACCATAGCAGCTAATAGCGAAACCTTAGGAAGAGCAGGCAATATTGCCATTGATGTCCGTGATACGTTGCAAGCCAACAACGGTAGGATCGCCACCTTAGCCAATCGATCCTCTGGCGGAGCAATTAACATCAGGGCAGGAGCCATCCGCTTAGAAGGCAACAGTAACATCACCACGAGTGTCCTTAGAGGTGCAGGTGGCGGTGGCGACCTCACCCTCAAAGCCCCCTCGATTTTTGCCTTTGGCGATAGCGATATCCTGGCTTACTCCAGAGACGGACGCGGCGGCAACATCACCCTCGACACCCTCGCCTTCTTCGGTCAGAACTACACTCCCGCCCCACTCAACATCGACCCAGAAACCCTCAACGACAATGGCCGCGTAGACATCAACGCCCAAGGTAGACTCGGCAGTGGCGTCGTTAACCTGCCAGAAGTGAACCCTCTTCAAGGCTTACTGGGACTGTCCGCCGAGCTGACCGATGTCTCCAACCAAATTGCCCAAAACTGTAGAGCCGACGTCATCGCCGGAACCAGCCAATTCCTGATCACCGGGCACGGCGGCCTACCCCCCGACAGCAGTGAAATGCTCAGCCGCGAAGCCGTCCTGGCAGACCTGGGCGTTCCCGCTCAACCCGGAGCGCAACAGGCAAGCATCTCTGCCCCTGCACCAACCCTCAATGCCTCTACCCCTCAACGCCTAGTGGAAGCCCAAGGCTGGGTGAAGAATGCAGAGGGCGAGATTATGCTCGTCGCTCAACCCCCCACCACCACGCTGCAAGCAAGCAGGCAAGCCACCAATACCTGCTCCAGCCCCTGA